CGCAGTTCGGATGAACGCAGATATCCATCCATGAAAGCGTCGATATCGCCGCGATTCCAGGCGTCAGCCTGTTTCTGGATCACAGCTTCGATACGCTCGGTCTGAAGCGAAGCCGAGTTTGCAGAAGTGTCGGCGGTCATTTGTGAGGCACAGGACGCCAGAAAGAGACAGGCTGCGAGAAGTGGGGCACGGTATGCAAGACGCATTGATTTTCCTTTCCATTCACGCGACCAGTGTAGCCGTTTCATCCCGCAAGGGAATTCGCGGCAGATATTGAGCGCCGCGCGTGAGCAGAATGCCGTTCTGGTTGGGAGTTAGATGACTATGACAATGATGATTGCCCTTATCTTAGGCGGCCTGGTCCTGCTGTTTGCAGGCGGCGAATTCCTCGTTCGCGGTTCTGTCGGCGTCGCGCGCAGGCTCGGCATGTCAGAGCTGCTGATCGGCTTGACCCTGGTGGGCTTCGGCACATCGATGCCCGAGCTCGTCACCAGCCTTCAGGCGCTGTCTGATGGGGCGACCGGACTTTCCATTGGTAATGTGATCGGGTCGAATGTCGCCAACGTGCTGCTCGTTATTGGCGCGGCCTGCGTCATTTGCCCAATCGTCACGAACCCGCGCGCGCTCGCCCGTGACGGTCTTTTCATGGTGGCTGTTACGGCGGTTTTCGCGGCTGTCATCTGGATTGACGGCTTCACGCGGATGACGGGCCTTGCCTTCATCGGCGTCCTTCTTGTCTATCTTGTGCTTTCAGTGCTGCTCGACCGGCGCAAGGGCTCTGCCGCGAGTGAAGTCCATTCCGGCGAAGCGGAAGTGATCGAAACGAAGGAGCCACTGCTCGTCTCATTGCTGCTTGCTGTGGGCGGCATTGCAGGTGTGATCTTCGGGGCGCGTTTCCTTGTGCATGGCGGCTCTGATCTGGCGCGCATGTTCGGCATTTCGGAGACCGTCATCGGCCTGTCCATCGTTGCCGTCGGGACCAGCCTGCCAGAGCTTGTGACCTCGGTCGTGTCGGCCCTCAAGGGCAAGGCTGATGTCGCCCTTGGCAATGTCATTGGCTCGAACATCTTCAACATTCTTGGCATCATGGGTGTGTCGGCTGCGGTCTTCCCGTTCAGCCTCATGTCCACGCCAGAACCTGCTGCGGGCACGCCAGTTGACGTCAGCGCCATGGGATATGGCGAGATGACGAGCCTCGTCACGATGCAGGACATGGGGGCGCTGGCCCTGTCCGTGTTCCTGCTCGTTCTGTTTGCATATACCGGGCGAAAGCTGGCGCGCTGGGAAGGCGCAGTGTTGCTTCTTGCCTATGCGGTCTACATGTCGCTCAGCTTCGGCATCCTGCCGCGCA
This genomic interval from Thalassovita mediterranea contains the following:
- a CDS encoding calcium/sodium antiporter, whose translation is MMIALILGGLVLLFAGGEFLVRGSVGVARRLGMSELLIGLTLVGFGTSMPELVTSLQALSDGATGLSIGNVIGSNVANVLLVIGAACVICPIVTNPRALARDGLFMVAVTAVFAAVIWIDGFTRMTGLAFIGVLLVYLVLSVLLDRRKGSAASEVHSGEAEVIETKEPLLVSLLLAVGGIAGVIFGARFLVHGGSDLARMFGISETVIGLSIVAVGTSLPELVTSVVSALKGKADVALGNVIGSNIFNILGIMGVSAAVFPFSLMSTPEPAAGTPVDVSAMGYGEMTSLVTMQDMGALALSVFLLVLFAYTGRKLARWEGAVLLLAYAVYMSLSFGILPRIGGF